In the Loxodonta africana isolate mLoxAfr1 chromosome 1, mLoxAfr1.hap2, whole genome shotgun sequence genome, one interval contains:
- the LOC100661889 gene encoding patr class I histocompatibility antigen, A-5 alpha chain-like isoform X2 translates to MVMVSQILLFLLSGPLALTQTRAGSHSLRYFHTAVSRPGRGEPRFISVGYVDDTEFVRFDSDAANPRMEPRVPWMEQEGPEYWDQETRTSKGNTQTYRVSLRNVRGYYNQSDAGSHTLQRIHGCEVGLDGLFLRGYVQYAYDGADYITLSQDMRSWTAADTTAQITQRKWEADKVADQEKAYLEGACVEGLRRYLENGKESLQRADPPKALVTNHPISDHEVMLRCWALGFYPAEITLTWQRDGEDQTQDMELVETRPAGDGTFQKWVAMVVPPGEEQRYTCRVQHEGLPKPLTLRWGGKGRSSTQAANGDSAQGSDMSLMASKA, encoded by the exons ATGGTGATGGTTTCCCAGATCCTCCTCTTCTTGCTCTCGGGGCCCCTGGCCCTGACCCAGACCCGAGCGG GCTCCCACTCCCTGAGGTATTTTCACACCGCCGTGTCCCGGCCCGGCCGCGGGGAGCCCCGCTTCATCTCCGTCGGCTACGTGGACGACACGGAGTTCGTGAGGTTCGACAGCGACGCCGCGAACCCGAGGATGGAGCCGCGGGTGCCGTGGATGGAGCAGGAGGGGCCGGAGTATTGGGAccaagagacaaggacctccaAGGGCAACACACAGACTTACCGAGTGAGCCTGCGGAACGTGCGCGGCTACTACAACCAGAGCGACGCCG GGTCTCACACCTTACAGAGGATACACGGCTGTGAAGTGGGTCTCGACGGGCTCTTCCTCCGCGGGTACGTTCAGTATGCCTACGACGGCGccgactacatcaccctgagccAGGACATGCGCTCCTGGACCGCGGCGGACACGACCGCTCAGATCACCCAGCGCAAGTGGGAGGCTGACAAGGTTGCAGATCAGGAAAAGGCCTACTTGGAGGGTGCGTGTGTGGAGGGGCTCCGCAGATACCTGGAGAACGGGAAGGAGTCTCTGCAGCGTGCAG ATCCCCCAAAGGCACTTGTGACCAACCACCCCATCTCTGACCATGAGGTCATGCTGAGATGCTGGGCCCTGGGCTTCTACCCGGCTGAGATCACACTGACATGGCAGCGGGACGGGGAGGACCAGACCCAGGACATGGAGCTTGTGGAGACTAGGCCTGCGGGGGACGGGACCTTCCAAAAGTGGGTGGCCATGGTGGTGCCCCCTGGAGAGGAGCAGAGATACACGTGTCGTGTGCAGCATGAGGGGCTGCCTAAGCCCCTCACCTTGAGATGGG GCGGAAAGGGAAGGAGCTCCACGCAGGCTGCAA ACGGCGACAGTGCCCAGGGCTCTGATATGTCTCTCATGGCTTCTAAAG CTTAA
- the LOC100661889 gene encoding class I histocompatibility antigen, Gogo-C*0203 alpha chain-like isoform X3, with product MVMVSQILLFLLSGPLALTQTRAGSHSLRYFHTAVSRPGRGEPRFISVGYVDDTEFVRFDSDAANPRMEPRVPWMEQEGPEYWDQETRTSKGNTQTYRVSLRNVRGYYNQSDAGSHTLQRIHGCEVGLDGLFLRGYVQYAYDGADYITLSQDMRSWTAADTTAQITQRKWEADKVADQEKAYLEGACVEGLRRYLENGKESLQRADPPKALVTNHPISDHEVMLRCWALGFYPAEITLTWQRDGEDQTQDMELVETRPAGDGTFQKATPSVHHPRHGNSCWPGALWSTGCWSCGGCSCDLEEEELRRKGKELHAGCKRRQCPGL from the exons ATGGTGATGGTTTCCCAGATCCTCCTCTTCTTGCTCTCGGGGCCCCTGGCCCTGACCCAGACCCGAGCGG GCTCCCACTCCCTGAGGTATTTTCACACCGCCGTGTCCCGGCCCGGCCGCGGGGAGCCCCGCTTCATCTCCGTCGGCTACGTGGACGACACGGAGTTCGTGAGGTTCGACAGCGACGCCGCGAACCCGAGGATGGAGCCGCGGGTGCCGTGGATGGAGCAGGAGGGGCCGGAGTATTGGGAccaagagacaaggacctccaAGGGCAACACACAGACTTACCGAGTGAGCCTGCGGAACGTGCGCGGCTACTACAACCAGAGCGACGCCG GGTCTCACACCTTACAGAGGATACACGGCTGTGAAGTGGGTCTCGACGGGCTCTTCCTCCGCGGGTACGTTCAGTATGCCTACGACGGCGccgactacatcaccctgagccAGGACATGCGCTCCTGGACCGCGGCGGACACGACCGCTCAGATCACCCAGCGCAAGTGGGAGGCTGACAAGGTTGCAGATCAGGAAAAGGCCTACTTGGAGGGTGCGTGTGTGGAGGGGCTCCGCAGATACCTGGAGAACGGGAAGGAGTCTCTGCAGCGTGCAG ATCCCCCAAAGGCACTTGTGACCAACCACCCCATCTCTGACCATGAGGTCATGCTGAGATGCTGGGCCCTGGGCTTCTACCCGGCTGAGATCACACTGACATGGCAGCGGGACGGGGAGGACCAGACCCAGGACATGGAGCTTGTGGAGACTAGGCCTGCGGGGGACGGGACCTTCCAAAA AGCCACCCCCTCAGTCCACCATCCCCGTCATGGGAATAGTTGCTGGCCTGGTGCTCTTTGGAGCACTGGTTGTTGGAGCTGTGGTGGCTGCAGTTGTGATCTTGAGGAAGAGGAGCTCAG GCGGAAAGGGAAGGAGCTCCACGCAGGCTGCAA ACGGCGACAGTGCCCAGGGCTCTGA
- the LOC100661889 gene encoding patr class I histocompatibility antigen, A-5 alpha chain-like isoform X4 has translation MVMVSQILLFLLSGPLALTQTRAGSHSLRYFHTAVSRPGRGEPRFISVGYVDDTEFVRFDSDAANPRMEPRVPWMEQEGPEYWDQETRTSKGNTQTYRVSLRNVRGYYNQSDAGSHTLQRIHGCEVGLDGLFLRGYVQYAYDGADYITLSQDMRSWTAADTTAQITQRKWEADKVADQEKAYLEGACVEGLRRYLENGKESLQRAEPPPQSTIPVMGIVAGLVLFGALVVGAVVAAVVILRKRSSGGKGRSSTQAANGDSAQGSDMSLMASKA, from the exons ATGGTGATGGTTTCCCAGATCCTCCTCTTCTTGCTCTCGGGGCCCCTGGCCCTGACCCAGACCCGAGCGG GCTCCCACTCCCTGAGGTATTTTCACACCGCCGTGTCCCGGCCCGGCCGCGGGGAGCCCCGCTTCATCTCCGTCGGCTACGTGGACGACACGGAGTTCGTGAGGTTCGACAGCGACGCCGCGAACCCGAGGATGGAGCCGCGGGTGCCGTGGATGGAGCAGGAGGGGCCGGAGTATTGGGAccaagagacaaggacctccaAGGGCAACACACAGACTTACCGAGTGAGCCTGCGGAACGTGCGCGGCTACTACAACCAGAGCGACGCCG GGTCTCACACCTTACAGAGGATACACGGCTGTGAAGTGGGTCTCGACGGGCTCTTCCTCCGCGGGTACGTTCAGTATGCCTACGACGGCGccgactacatcaccctgagccAGGACATGCGCTCCTGGACCGCGGCGGACACGACCGCTCAGATCACCCAGCGCAAGTGGGAGGCTGACAAGGTTGCAGATCAGGAAAAGGCCTACTTGGAGGGTGCGTGTGTGGAGGGGCTCCGCAGATACCTGGAGAACGGGAAGGAGTCTCTGCAGCGTGCAG AGCCACCCCCTCAGTCCACCATCCCCGTCATGGGAATAGTTGCTGGCCTGGTGCTCTTTGGAGCACTGGTTGTTGGAGCTGTGGTGGCTGCAGTTGTGATCTTGAGGAAGAGGAGCTCAG GCGGAAAGGGAAGGAGCTCCACGCAGGCTGCAA ACGGCGACAGTGCCCAGGGCTCTGATATGTCTCTCATGGCTTCTAAAG CTTAA
- the LOC100661889 gene encoding patr class I histocompatibility antigen, A-5 alpha chain-like isoform X1: MVMVSQILLFLLSGPLALTQTRAGSHSLRYFHTAVSRPGRGEPRFISVGYVDDTEFVRFDSDAANPRMEPRVPWMEQEGPEYWDQETRTSKGNTQTYRVSLRNVRGYYNQSDAGSHTLQRIHGCEVGLDGLFLRGYVQYAYDGADYITLSQDMRSWTAADTTAQITQRKWEADKVADQEKAYLEGACVEGLRRYLENGKESLQRADPPKALVTNHPISDHEVMLRCWALGFYPAEITLTWQRDGEDQTQDMELVETRPAGDGTFQKWVAMVVPPGEEQRYTCRVQHEGLPKPLTLRWEPPPQSTIPVMGIVAGLVLFGALVVGAVVAAVVILRKRSSGGKGRSSTQAANGDSAQGSDMSLMASKA; the protein is encoded by the exons ATGGTGATGGTTTCCCAGATCCTCCTCTTCTTGCTCTCGGGGCCCCTGGCCCTGACCCAGACCCGAGCGG GCTCCCACTCCCTGAGGTATTTTCACACCGCCGTGTCCCGGCCCGGCCGCGGGGAGCCCCGCTTCATCTCCGTCGGCTACGTGGACGACACGGAGTTCGTGAGGTTCGACAGCGACGCCGCGAACCCGAGGATGGAGCCGCGGGTGCCGTGGATGGAGCAGGAGGGGCCGGAGTATTGGGAccaagagacaaggacctccaAGGGCAACACACAGACTTACCGAGTGAGCCTGCGGAACGTGCGCGGCTACTACAACCAGAGCGACGCCG GGTCTCACACCTTACAGAGGATACACGGCTGTGAAGTGGGTCTCGACGGGCTCTTCCTCCGCGGGTACGTTCAGTATGCCTACGACGGCGccgactacatcaccctgagccAGGACATGCGCTCCTGGACCGCGGCGGACACGACCGCTCAGATCACCCAGCGCAAGTGGGAGGCTGACAAGGTTGCAGATCAGGAAAAGGCCTACTTGGAGGGTGCGTGTGTGGAGGGGCTCCGCAGATACCTGGAGAACGGGAAGGAGTCTCTGCAGCGTGCAG ATCCCCCAAAGGCACTTGTGACCAACCACCCCATCTCTGACCATGAGGTCATGCTGAGATGCTGGGCCCTGGGCTTCTACCCGGCTGAGATCACACTGACATGGCAGCGGGACGGGGAGGACCAGACCCAGGACATGGAGCTTGTGGAGACTAGGCCTGCGGGGGACGGGACCTTCCAAAAGTGGGTGGCCATGGTGGTGCCCCCTGGAGAGGAGCAGAGATACACGTGTCGTGTGCAGCATGAGGGGCTGCCTAAGCCCCTCACCTTGAGATGGG AGCCACCCCCTCAGTCCACCATCCCCGTCATGGGAATAGTTGCTGGCCTGGTGCTCTTTGGAGCACTGGTTGTTGGAGCTGTGGTGGCTGCAGTTGTGATCTTGAGGAAGAGGAGCTCAG GCGGAAAGGGAAGGAGCTCCACGCAGGCTGCAA ACGGCGACAGTGCCCAGGGCTCTGATATGTCTCTCATGGCTTCTAAAG CTTAA